A section of the Ictalurus punctatus breed USDA103 chromosome 8, Coco_2.0, whole genome shotgun sequence genome encodes:
- the LOC108268635 gene encoding myosin heavy chain, skeletal muscle-like: protein MKRFLNALNAGEETTVDPEDTPEVCVQGTELALVQPAEVPQDQVTDSVTPADEKMQKLVVCSTQLEESMRELEELLCEACRDDLESKSSIAKLEEKHQKAEKTIAQLEAEKAILTNQVEKLQGTLQNMGNMLTETHRECDELTDEYEREQEAHSILQKENDEMKETLTQKEELLQVSLAEAEEKYQKAEESIAQLEVEKANLTNQVEKLQEKVQNIENMLTESRRECEALTNELEMKNNDMKQTLMEKEELLKTPCQKLRSNTRRLFQRQRQRSTS from the exons atgaagaGGTTTCTGAATGCACTTAATGCTGGAGAGGAAACAACAGTGGACCCCGAGGACACACCTGAAG tgtgtGTCCAGGGCACAGAACTGGCTCTGGTTCAACCCGCAGAGGTTCCTCAGGACCAGGTCACG GATTCTGTGACTCCGGCTGACGAGAAGATGCAGAAGCTTGTGGTGTGCAGTACTCAGCTGGAGGAGAGCATGAGGGAGCTGGAGGAACTACTCTGTGAGGCATGCAGAGATGACTTGGAAAGCAAG AGTTCCATAGCAAAACTTGAGGAGAAACACCAGAAGGCTGAGAAGACCATTGCTCAGCTGGAGGCGGAGAAGGCGATCCTGACCAACCAGGTGGAGAAACTCCAAGGAACATTGCAGAACATGGGGAACATGCTCACTGAGACTCACAGGGAGTGTGATGAGCTAACAGAT gagTATGAGCGAGAACAGGAGGCTCACAGTATCCTCCAGAAAGAGAACGATGAGATGAAGGAGACTCTGACGCAAAAGGAGGAGTTACTACAG GTCTCATTGGCTGAAGCTGAGGAGAAATACCAGAAGGCTGAGGAGTCCATTGCTCAGCTGGAGGTGGAGAAGGCGAACCTGACCAACCAGGTGGAGAAACTGCAAGAAAAAGTGCAGAACATAGAGAACATGCTCACTGAGAGTCGCAGGGAGTGTGAAGCACTAACAAAC GAGCTTGAGATGAAGAACAATGACATGAAGCAGACTCTGATGGAAAAAGAGGAATTACTGAAG ACTCCCTGCCAGAAACTAAGGAGCAACACCAGAAGGCTGTTTCAGAGGCAAAGGCAGAGATCTACGTCCTGA
- the guf1 gene encoding translation factor Guf1, mitochondrial isoform X2, translating to MQVLLRPLSKVLLFAGLLRNVKICRIQRRSQGYTEACTLIRHRWIKTGYVSSTHCMREFSSSAQKNIDMSQFPVEKIRNFSIIAHIDHGKSTLADRLLEMTGAIAKTERNKQVLDKLQVERERGITVKAQTASLFYKHEGQTYLLNLIDTPGHVDFSYEVSRSISACQGVLLIVDANEGIQAQTVANFYLAFEAQLNIIPVINKIDLKNADPDRVEKQIEKMFDIPSEECIRISAKLGTNVDQVLQEVVKRIPPPTAKLEEPFKALVFDSTFDHYRGVVANIALFSGQVCKGNKIVSAHLGKTYEVNELGILRPDEQPTERLFAGQVGYVIAGMKEVKDAQIGDTFYIQNQPVEALPGFKPAKCMVFAGIYPTDQSEYPSLRSAVEKLTLNDSSVMVQRDSSLALGAGWRLGFLGLLHMEVFNQRLEQEYNASVIVTAPTVPYKAVLASPKLIKEYGQEVVTIVNPTQFPERSCVVEYQEPMVMGTIISPDDFTGKIMSLCQSRRAIQKNMVYIDDHRVMMQYLFPLNEIVVDFYDELKSMSSGYASFDYEDAGYEPAELIKIDFLLNGKPVEELTTIVHKDRAYNTGKAMCMRLQESIPRQMFEIAVQAAIGSKVIARETIKAYRKNVLAKCYGGDITRKMKLLKKQAEGKKKMRRIGNIEVPKEAFINVLKRK from the exons ATGCAAGTTTTACTGAGACCTCTTagtaaagttttattatttgctGGACTCCTTCGTAATGTTAAAATATGCAGAATACAGAGAAGAAGTCAGGGTTATACGGAGGCGTGCACTTTAATCAGACACAGATGGATAAAGACGGGTTATGTGTCAAGTACACACTGTATGAGGGAGTTCAGCTCCTCAGCACAGAAG AATATCGATATGTCCCAGTTCCCTGTGGAGAAGATAAGAAACTTCAGCATCATCGCTCATATTGACCACGGGAAAAGCACCCTCGCTGACAGACTGTTGGAGATGACAG GTGCCATTGCAAAAACCGAGCGGAATAAACAGGTGCTGGACAAACtgcaggtggagagagagaggggaatcACAGTAAAGGCTCAGACTGCCTCTCTGTTCTATAAGCATGAGGGACAGACTTATCTGCTCAATCTCATCGACACACCG GGTCATGTTGACTTCAGCTATGAGGTGTCGCGCTCCATATCAGCCTGCCAAGGAGTTTTGCTCATAGTAGATGCAAATGAG GGAATACAGGCACAAACAGTGGCAAACTTCTACTTGGCGTTTGAAGCTCAGTTAAACATAATACCAGTTATAAATAAA ATTGATTTGAAAAATGCAGATCCTGACAGAGTGGAAAAGCAAATCGAAAAGATGTTTGATATTCCAAGTGAGGAGTGTATCCGG ATTTCTGCAAAATTAGGCACAAACGTGGACCAAGTTCTTCAGGAGGTAGTGAAGAGAATACCTCC ACCCACAGCTAAGCTAGAGGAACCATTTAAAGCCCTGGTCTTTGACTCGACTTTTGACCACTACAGAGGAGTAGTAGCCAATATCGCCTTGTTTAGTGGACAGGTCTGTAAGGGGAACAAAATTGTCTCGGCCCACCTGGGAAAGACGTACGAGGTCAATGAACTGGGGATTCTGAGGCCAGATGAACAACCCACAGAGAGACT CTTTGCAGGGCAGGTGGGTTATGTTATAGCTGGCATGAAGGAAGTGAAGGACGCTCAGATTGGAGACACATTCTATATCCAAAATCAGCCGGTGGAGGCACTGCCTGGCTTTAAACCTGCTAAGTGCATGGTCTTTGCAG GTATATACCCTACAGATCAGTCGGAGTATCCTTCTCTACGCAGCGCGGTGGAGAAGCTCACTCTGAATGACTCTAGCGTGATGGTGCAGAGAGACAGCAGTCTGGCTTTGGGGGCTGGCTGGAG GCTGGGATTTCTGGGTCTCTTGCATATGGAGGTCTTTAACCAGCGTTTGGAGCAGGAGTATAATGCCTCTGTTATAGTCACAGCTCCAACAGTGCCATACAAAGCTGTACTGGCCTCACCCAAACTCATAAAG GAGTATGGGCAAGAAGTGGTGACCATTGTAAACCCAACCCAGTTCCCTGAGAGGTCTTGTGTCGTGGAATACCAGGAGCCCATGGTAATGGGAACTATCATCAGCCCTGACGACTTCACTGGGAAGATCATGAGCCTCTGTCAG AGCCGCAGAGCTATTCAGAAGAACATGGTTTACATCGATGACCACCGAGTGATGATGCAGTACCTGTTCCCTCTAAACGAAATCGTGGTCGATTTTTACGACGAGCTTAAGTCCATGTCATCAGGATACGCTAG CTTTGACTACGAGGATGCTGGCTACGAACCAGCCGAACTGATTAAGATTGATTTCCTGCTCAACGGGAAACCAGTGGAAGAACTCACCACTATTGTTCACAA AGACCGGGCCTATAATACAGGGAAAGCCATGTGCATGAGGCTGCAGGAATCCATCCCCAGGCAGATGTTTGAGATTGCTGTACAGGCAGCCATCGGAAGCAAAGTCATCGCCAGGGAAAC AATTAAAGCATACAGAAAGAACGTCCTAGCGAAATGT TATGGTGGTGATATCACACGAAAAATGAAGCTGTTGAAAAAACAAGCGGAAGGCAAGAAGAAAATGAGGCGCATTGGAAATATTGAGGTCCCCAAAGAGGCCTTCATTAACGTACTGAAAAGGAAGTAG
- the guf1 gene encoding translation factor Guf1, mitochondrial isoform X1: MQVLLRPLSKVLLFAGLLRNVKICRIQRRSQGYTEACTLIRHRWIKTGYVSSTHCMREFSSSAQKQNIDMSQFPVEKIRNFSIIAHIDHGKSTLADRLLEMTGAIAKTERNKQVLDKLQVERERGITVKAQTASLFYKHEGQTYLLNLIDTPGHVDFSYEVSRSISACQGVLLIVDANEGIQAQTVANFYLAFEAQLNIIPVINKIDLKNADPDRVEKQIEKMFDIPSEECIRISAKLGTNVDQVLQEVVKRIPPPTAKLEEPFKALVFDSTFDHYRGVVANIALFSGQVCKGNKIVSAHLGKTYEVNELGILRPDEQPTERLFAGQVGYVIAGMKEVKDAQIGDTFYIQNQPVEALPGFKPAKCMVFAGIYPTDQSEYPSLRSAVEKLTLNDSSVMVQRDSSLALGAGWRLGFLGLLHMEVFNQRLEQEYNASVIVTAPTVPYKAVLASPKLIKEYGQEVVTIVNPTQFPERSCVVEYQEPMVMGTIISPDDFTGKIMSLCQSRRAIQKNMVYIDDHRVMMQYLFPLNEIVVDFYDELKSMSSGYASFDYEDAGYEPAELIKIDFLLNGKPVEELTTIVHKDRAYNTGKAMCMRLQESIPRQMFEIAVQAAIGSKVIARETIKAYRKNVLAKCYGGDITRKMKLLKKQAEGKKKMRRIGNIEVPKEAFINVLKRK; this comes from the exons ATGCAAGTTTTACTGAGACCTCTTagtaaagttttattatttgctGGACTCCTTCGTAATGTTAAAATATGCAGAATACAGAGAAGAAGTCAGGGTTATACGGAGGCGTGCACTTTAATCAGACACAGATGGATAAAGACGGGTTATGTGTCAAGTACACACTGTATGAGGGAGTTCAGCTCCTCAGCACAGAAG cAGAATATCGATATGTCCCAGTTCCCTGTGGAGAAGATAAGAAACTTCAGCATCATCGCTCATATTGACCACGGGAAAAGCACCCTCGCTGACAGACTGTTGGAGATGACAG GTGCCATTGCAAAAACCGAGCGGAATAAACAGGTGCTGGACAAACtgcaggtggagagagagaggggaatcACAGTAAAGGCTCAGACTGCCTCTCTGTTCTATAAGCATGAGGGACAGACTTATCTGCTCAATCTCATCGACACACCG GGTCATGTTGACTTCAGCTATGAGGTGTCGCGCTCCATATCAGCCTGCCAAGGAGTTTTGCTCATAGTAGATGCAAATGAG GGAATACAGGCACAAACAGTGGCAAACTTCTACTTGGCGTTTGAAGCTCAGTTAAACATAATACCAGTTATAAATAAA ATTGATTTGAAAAATGCAGATCCTGACAGAGTGGAAAAGCAAATCGAAAAGATGTTTGATATTCCAAGTGAGGAGTGTATCCGG ATTTCTGCAAAATTAGGCACAAACGTGGACCAAGTTCTTCAGGAGGTAGTGAAGAGAATACCTCC ACCCACAGCTAAGCTAGAGGAACCATTTAAAGCCCTGGTCTTTGACTCGACTTTTGACCACTACAGAGGAGTAGTAGCCAATATCGCCTTGTTTAGTGGACAGGTCTGTAAGGGGAACAAAATTGTCTCGGCCCACCTGGGAAAGACGTACGAGGTCAATGAACTGGGGATTCTGAGGCCAGATGAACAACCCACAGAGAGACT CTTTGCAGGGCAGGTGGGTTATGTTATAGCTGGCATGAAGGAAGTGAAGGACGCTCAGATTGGAGACACATTCTATATCCAAAATCAGCCGGTGGAGGCACTGCCTGGCTTTAAACCTGCTAAGTGCATGGTCTTTGCAG GTATATACCCTACAGATCAGTCGGAGTATCCTTCTCTACGCAGCGCGGTGGAGAAGCTCACTCTGAATGACTCTAGCGTGATGGTGCAGAGAGACAGCAGTCTGGCTTTGGGGGCTGGCTGGAG GCTGGGATTTCTGGGTCTCTTGCATATGGAGGTCTTTAACCAGCGTTTGGAGCAGGAGTATAATGCCTCTGTTATAGTCACAGCTCCAACAGTGCCATACAAAGCTGTACTGGCCTCACCCAAACTCATAAAG GAGTATGGGCAAGAAGTGGTGACCATTGTAAACCCAACCCAGTTCCCTGAGAGGTCTTGTGTCGTGGAATACCAGGAGCCCATGGTAATGGGAACTATCATCAGCCCTGACGACTTCACTGGGAAGATCATGAGCCTCTGTCAG AGCCGCAGAGCTATTCAGAAGAACATGGTTTACATCGATGACCACCGAGTGATGATGCAGTACCTGTTCCCTCTAAACGAAATCGTGGTCGATTTTTACGACGAGCTTAAGTCCATGTCATCAGGATACGCTAG CTTTGACTACGAGGATGCTGGCTACGAACCAGCCGAACTGATTAAGATTGATTTCCTGCTCAACGGGAAACCAGTGGAAGAACTCACCACTATTGTTCACAA AGACCGGGCCTATAATACAGGGAAAGCCATGTGCATGAGGCTGCAGGAATCCATCCCCAGGCAGATGTTTGAGATTGCTGTACAGGCAGCCATCGGAAGCAAAGTCATCGCCAGGGAAAC AATTAAAGCATACAGAAAGAACGTCCTAGCGAAATGT TATGGTGGTGATATCACACGAAAAATGAAGCTGTTGAAAAAACAAGCGGAAGGCAAGAAGAAAATGAGGCGCATTGGAAATATTGAGGTCCCCAAAGAGGCCTTCATTAACGTACTGAAAAGGAAGTAG
- the guf1 gene encoding translation factor Guf1, mitochondrial isoform X3, whose translation MFDIPSEECIRISAKLGTNVDQVLQEVVKRIPPPTAKLEEPFKALVFDSTFDHYRGVVANIALFSGQVCKGNKIVSAHLGKTYEVNELGILRPDEQPTERLFAGQVGYVIAGMKEVKDAQIGDTFYIQNQPVEALPGFKPAKCMVFAGIYPTDQSEYPSLRSAVEKLTLNDSSVMVQRDSSLALGAGWRLGFLGLLHMEVFNQRLEQEYNASVIVTAPTVPYKAVLASPKLIKEYGQEVVTIVNPTQFPERSCVVEYQEPMVMGTIISPDDFTGKIMSLCQSRRAIQKNMVYIDDHRVMMQYLFPLNEIVVDFYDELKSMSSGYASFDYEDAGYEPAELIKIDFLLNGKPVEELTTIVHKDRAYNTGKAMCMRLQESIPRQMFEIAVQAAIGSKVIARETIKAYRKNVLAKCYGGDITRKMKLLKKQAEGKKKMRRIGNIEVPKEAFINVLKRK comes from the exons ATGTTTGATATTCCAAGTGAGGAGTGTATCCGG ATTTCTGCAAAATTAGGCACAAACGTGGACCAAGTTCTTCAGGAGGTAGTGAAGAGAATACCTCC ACCCACAGCTAAGCTAGAGGAACCATTTAAAGCCCTGGTCTTTGACTCGACTTTTGACCACTACAGAGGAGTAGTAGCCAATATCGCCTTGTTTAGTGGACAGGTCTGTAAGGGGAACAAAATTGTCTCGGCCCACCTGGGAAAGACGTACGAGGTCAATGAACTGGGGATTCTGAGGCCAGATGAACAACCCACAGAGAGACT CTTTGCAGGGCAGGTGGGTTATGTTATAGCTGGCATGAAGGAAGTGAAGGACGCTCAGATTGGAGACACATTCTATATCCAAAATCAGCCGGTGGAGGCACTGCCTGGCTTTAAACCTGCTAAGTGCATGGTCTTTGCAG GTATATACCCTACAGATCAGTCGGAGTATCCTTCTCTACGCAGCGCGGTGGAGAAGCTCACTCTGAATGACTCTAGCGTGATGGTGCAGAGAGACAGCAGTCTGGCTTTGGGGGCTGGCTGGAG GCTGGGATTTCTGGGTCTCTTGCATATGGAGGTCTTTAACCAGCGTTTGGAGCAGGAGTATAATGCCTCTGTTATAGTCACAGCTCCAACAGTGCCATACAAAGCTGTACTGGCCTCACCCAAACTCATAAAG GAGTATGGGCAAGAAGTGGTGACCATTGTAAACCCAACCCAGTTCCCTGAGAGGTCTTGTGTCGTGGAATACCAGGAGCCCATGGTAATGGGAACTATCATCAGCCCTGACGACTTCACTGGGAAGATCATGAGCCTCTGTCAG AGCCGCAGAGCTATTCAGAAGAACATGGTTTACATCGATGACCACCGAGTGATGATGCAGTACCTGTTCCCTCTAAACGAAATCGTGGTCGATTTTTACGACGAGCTTAAGTCCATGTCATCAGGATACGCTAG CTTTGACTACGAGGATGCTGGCTACGAACCAGCCGAACTGATTAAGATTGATTTCCTGCTCAACGGGAAACCAGTGGAAGAACTCACCACTATTGTTCACAA AGACCGGGCCTATAATACAGGGAAAGCCATGTGCATGAGGCTGCAGGAATCCATCCCCAGGCAGATGTTTGAGATTGCTGTACAGGCAGCCATCGGAAGCAAAGTCATCGCCAGGGAAAC AATTAAAGCATACAGAAAGAACGTCCTAGCGAAATGT TATGGTGGTGATATCACACGAAAAATGAAGCTGTTGAAAAAACAAGCGGAAGGCAAGAAGAAAATGAGGCGCATTGGAAATATTGAGGTCCCCAAAGAGGCCTTCATTAACGTACTGAAAAGGAAGTAG